Genomic window (Nicotiana sylvestris chromosome 7, ASM39365v2, whole genome shotgun sequence):
GCCGTTCGTTGCGAAAAGCCAATGTTTGGCACGAGCGGTGTCACCACCAGGCGTACTACGAGCCCACACGAGTACTTGCCGGTGCAGTTTGCGATCATTGGGGACGTAGCACGGACAAGCCGTGCATGCCCCAAATGCCCATGCTAGCGTCCCCCATGCATGCCCACCTCTACCTGGCATCAAACACCTGAGGTGCCTTTCAACTCCTCTACCCCCCTTATATATGCTTAAAAAAAACTCAAGTTTCAGGAGTAGACATGTTTTGGCCAGAGAATCATAATAGACATGTACAACACCAAATAACACAAACCAAAGTAAAACTTAGCTAATATATTCACAAATGACTTTTAAACATTGTAAATGAtattttttacaaaaacaaattgatatattttaattaaaaaacgaaaaatacttaataaaatactaaaaatatgaaaattattataaataaagaaaaaacaatgGAGAAAAACTCAAATGCATCTTGTAATAATATAACacataaaatattaaatatttttataaaaacGTGACGTCCTGACATGTCCTGGCatgtgccatggccatgtcctacCATGTCCTGCGATGTCCTGACTCGCGCCATGGCCACGTCTTGCTATGTCCTGTGACGTCCTTACACGTCCTGAaccgtgccatggccatgtcctacGACGTCCTAACACGTCCTGCCAAATCCTGCGATGTCCTGACCCGTGTCATGGCCACGCCCTGCTAAGTCCTGCGATGTCCTACCGTGTCATGGCCACGCCCTGCCATGTCCTGTGAcatcctgacacgtcctgactcaTGCCTTGGCCATGTCATGCGATGTTttgacacgtcctgacacgtcctggcTCCTGCTATTAGTCCTCCGCCAATTGAGCTCGACTTGACAACAAGAGTGTTGTCATGAGGCAGCGAGAGTGTTGCAAAGTTAGGTGCATGAGCAACACCAATgtcaaaaatggaaaatgggcaAGTGATGGCCAAGGCTTTGACGGAGGCGAGGCAGCTTGGCAAGGGCTTGACAATGAGTTGCGGGCTATGGATGGCACTTAATCATGGCAAAGGCATCAAGGCATGAGGCAGTGATGCCAAGGCAAGGCAAAAATGGATGGGCAAAGGCAAGCAAATGTGCAACAGGAAGGCAGTGCGCGGACAAACTTGTCAAGGCATTGAGTTGCTGCAAACAGGCCAAGTTCTTGGGCGATGGCAAGACAAGTTGCGGCACAATGCATCTGGATACAATGGCATTGGCACCTGGTCAAAGCCATGACACGAAATTGGGCAGCAAGTCTTGGATTGACAAAGTCAAAGGCTGTTATTGGCATATGCTGTGCACATGGGCAGCAGCAAAGGCAAGCAAATGTGCAACGGGAAGGCAATGCACAGACAGACTTATAAAGGCATTGAGGTGCGGCAAATGGGCCAAGTTCGTGGGCGATGGCAAGGCAAGTTGCGGCACTATGCATCTGGATACAATGGCATTGGCTCTTGGTCCAAGCCATGACACGAAATTGGGCAGCAAGACGTGGATTGACAAATTCAAAGGCGGTTATCGTCATATGTTGTGCACATGGGCAGCAGCAAAGGCAACCAAATGTGCAACGGGAAGGCAGTGCGCAGACAGACTTATCAAGGCATTGAGTTGCGGCAAATGGGCCAAGTTCGTGGGCGATGGCGAGGCAAGTTGCGGCAAAATGCAGCTGGATACAATGGCATTGGCGCCTGGTCCAAGCCATGGCACGAAATTGGCAGCAAGTCTTGGATTGACAAAGTCAAAGGCGGTTATCGGCATATGCTGTGCACATGGGCAGCAATTGAGCCTTGTCCAAAAAGCTGGTAGGAGTTAGCACATTTTTGGGGCCATGATCTCATTATCTTTAGAATGATTTACATGATCCTAGTAGTTGGGTGTGTCAACTACACTAAGCAAAAGTAGTGGTCTGAGTGGGCAAGTGCCTAAGCCTAAATATAGGCAACTATTGTGTAAATGGGGCTGGTTCATAAATTATAAATGGACAGCACCCTTTCCCTTTTGGAGAATGGAGTGAAAAACGTGTGAGAGTACACTATTGAGTTAGGAAGGAGTCCTAAACCTATTTTCAAGAGTGAAAACAACCTAAGGCTAAGAGTAGTCTTGTGAGGGTCAAGAGTGATCTTCATTTTGTACGCGGATGTACTTTGAGTTTTGAGTTTTCTTTGTATTCTCGAGTTAAATACAAAGTTGGGAAAGAGTTTCCTCTATATTGTGCCTTTTGTTCACTTTAATTTTCTGTCCCTTCATCTATTTTTTGTTGCCTAAAATCAGTATCTACTTACTACGTTGAAAAGCTGCCTAAATAAATCTAAGTCCAAAGTTGCAGAATTTTGGCCGAGTGTTGGAGCAGGCTGAAGTCAAGTCAAGACTTGGCTGCTGCGCGGGCTGTTTTTGTGTGACATAAAATACGCCTGTGACAACAGGTATCAGAGCAGAGCAGGTTCGTGACGGAGACACGAATGGCAGTGGCAGATTTCGTGGTCTTGTTCGAGAACATGACTGGTGGTAACAATGAACTGTGGGAAAGGCTAACGAAACTGGAAGCATTGGTGGGAAATATTCCTGATGGTGAAGAAATTCAGACCCTTATGACAAGGCTTGCCAACCTTGAGGCAGAATTGGCAAGGCTAAGTTGAGAGAATGCGGATCTGAGGGTCGAGATAGTGGTGCTACGACGTGCTGTGGGCGAGGATGCTCCTCAACATGGTGTTGAACGTCTCAAGGTGAGAATTCCTGAACCTAAGGCATTTAGTGGTGCAAGGAGTGCACGCGAGTTGGAGAATTTTCTTTGTGATATGGAGCAGTACTTTCATGTTATTCGTGTGCAAGACGAGATGGAGAAAGTAACCTTGACTAGCATGTATTTGAGTGAAGATGCTAAGTTATGGTGGTGCACTCGTGTGGCTGAAGATGAAAGTTTGGGTAGACCAAAGATTGAGTCGTGGGAGCGTCTTaaaaaggaattgaaggatcagttCCTTCCTAGTAATACATCTTGGATTGCTAGGGACAAACTGAAAAAGTTGAAACACACCGGATCAGTTAGAGCATATGTGAAAGAGTTCACATCTTTGATGCTGAGCATCAGCAACATGTCGGAAGAAGACAAGTTGCACAACTTCATGAGCGGGCTGCAACAGTGGGCACAACTCGAGTTGCGAAGGCAGAATATTCAAAGCCTTGCAAGTGCTGTGGCTGCGGCTGATGCATTGGGCGATTTTCACTTGAGTGATGAGACTTCTACTTCAAAGTCCAACGACGGAAAGAAGGACAAGGCAAAGGAGTGGAAGAAAAGTGAAAATGGCAATGCACATGAAGACAAGGGGAAGGGAAAGCAGGAAGCTGGAACTTCAAGGAGCAAGGAGAAGGGCAGCAAATTCAGTGGTTGTTTCCTTTGTGATGGACCACATCGAGCGAGGGACTGTCCGAACAAGGCAGTGTTAAATGCCATGACTGCCGCGGAGAAGAGAGCTGCATTGGAGGCGCTAGACAGTGACAAACAAGCTGTTGGTGTCAATGCAATTGTAGCTGAAGAGAAACGAGGTCAAGGTGCGTTGATTGTCAACCCCTTGGGACTCTTACATTGAGTTGACCTCGACGAGGACGTCGAGTTTCAAAGAGTGTGGGTGGTTTGTTAGACCCCCAAAAATGGAACTCGACGGGACAACAAGAGTGTTGTCATGAGGCAGCAAGAGTGTTGCAAAGCTTGGTGCACGAGCAGCACAAATGTCAAAAATGGGAAACGGGCAAGTGGTGGCCAAGGCTTTGACGGAGGCGAGGCAGATTGGCAAGGGCTTCACAATGAGTTGCGGGCTAAGGATGGCACTTAATCATGGCAAAGGCATCAAGGTATGAGGCAGTGATGCCAAGGAAAGGCAAAAACGGATGGGAAAAGGCAAGCAAATGTGCAACGGGAAGGCAGTGCACGGACAGACTTGTCAAGGCATTGAGTTGCGGCAAACGGGCCAAGTTCGTGGGAGATGGCAAGGCAAGTTGCGGCACAAAGCAGTTGGATACAATGGCATTGGTTCCTGGTCTTGGATTGACAAAGTCAAAGGCGGTTATCGGCATATGCTGTGCACATGGGCAGCAATTGAGCCTTGTCCAAAAAGCTGGTAGGAGTTAGCACATTTTTGGGGCCATGATCTCATTATCTTTAGAATGATTTACATGATCCTAATAGTTGGGG
Coding sequences:
- the LOC138872499 gene encoding uncharacterized protein codes for the protein MAVADFVVLFENMTGGNNELWERLTKLEALVGNIPDGEEIQTLMTRLANLEAELVRIPEPKAFSGARSARELENFLCDMEQYFHVIRVQDEMEKVTLTSMYLSEDAKLWWCTRVAEDESLGRPKIESWERLKKELKDQFLPSNTSWIARDKLKKLKHTGSVRAYVKEFTSLMLSISNMSEEDKLHNFMSGLQQWAQLELRRQNIQSLASAVAAADALGDFHLSDETSTSKSNDGKKDKAKEWKKSENGNAHEDKGKGKQEAGTSRSKEKGSKFSGCFLCDGPHRARDCPNKAVLNAMTAAEKRAALEALDSDKQAVGVNAIVAEEKRGQGALIVNPLGLLH